A region from the Mustela erminea isolate mMusErm1 chromosome 10, mMusErm1.Pri, whole genome shotgun sequence genome encodes:
- the GPR88 gene encoding probable G-protein coupled receptor 88: protein MTNSSSTSTSSTTGGSLLLLCEEEESWAGRRIPVSLLYSGLAIGGTLANGMVIYLVSSFRKLQTTSNAFIVNGCAADLSVCALWMPQEAVLGLLPTGSAEPPADWDGAGGSYRLLRGGLLGLGLTVSLLSHCLVALNRYLLITRAPATYQALYQRRHTAGMLALSWALALGLVLLLPPWAPRPGAAPPRVHYPALLAAAALLAQTALLLHCYLGIVRRVRVSVKRVSVLNFHLLHQLPGCAAAAAAFPGAQHAPGPGGAAHPAQAQPLPPSLHPRRAQRRLSGLSVLLLCCVFLLATQPLVWVSLASGFSLPVPWGVQAASWLLCCALSALNPLLYTWRNEEFRRSVRSVLPGVGDAAAAAAAATAVPAVSQAQLGTRAAGQHW, encoded by the coding sequence ATGACCAACTCCTCCTCCACGTCCACCTCCTCCACCACCGGGGGATCGCTGCTGCTGCTCTGCGAGGAAGAGGAGTCGTGGGCGGGCCGGCGCATCCCCGTGTCCCTTCTGTACTCGGGCCTGGCCATCGGGGGCACGCTGGCCAACGGGATGGTTATCTATCTCGTGTCGTCCTTTCGAAAGCTGCAGACCACCAGCAACGCCTTCATTGTGAACGGCTGCGCGGCGGACCTCAGCGTCTGCGCCCTCTGGATGCCGCAGGAGGCGGTGCTCGGGCTCCTGCCCACCGGCTCGGCGGAGCCCCCCGCGGACTGGGACGGCGCCGGCGGCAGCTACCGCCTGCTGCGGGGCGGGCTGCTAGGCCTGGGGCTCACCGTGTCCCTCTTGTCCCACTGCCTAGTGGCCCTGAACCGCTACCTGCTCATCACCCGGGCGCCTGCCACCTACCAGGCGCTGTACCAGCGGCGCCACACGGCCGGTATGCTGGCGCTCTCCTGGGCTCTAGCCCTGGGCCTCGTGCTGCTGCTCCCGCCCTGGGCGCCGCGACCCGGCGCCGCGCCCCCGCGCGTCCACTACCCGGCCCTGCTGGCCGCCGCGGCGCTGCTGGCGCAGACGGCGCTGCTGCTGCACTGCTACCTGGGCATCGTGCGCCGCGTGCGCGTCAGCGTCAAGCGGGTCAGCGTCCTCAACTTCCACCTGCTGCACCAGCTGCCCGgctgcgccgccgccgccgccgccttccCGGGCGCCCAGCACGCGCCGGGCCCTGGGGGTGCGGCGCACCCCGCgcaggcccagcccctgcccccctcgTTGCACCCGCGGCGGGCGCAGCGGCGTCTCAGCGGCCTGTCGGTGCTGCTGCTCTGCTGCGTCTTCCTGCTGGCCACGCAGCCGCTGGTGTGGGTGAGCCTGGCCAGCGGCTTCTCGCTGCCCGTGCCCTGGGGCGTGCAGGCGGCCAGCTGGCTCCTGTGCTGCGCGCTGTCCGCGCTCAACCCGCTGCTCTACACGTGGAGGAACGAGGAGTTCCGGCGCTCCGTGCGCTCCGTCCTGCCGGGCGTCGGCGACGCGgcggccgccgccgctgccgccacgGCCGTGCCCGCGGTGTCCCAGGCGCAGCTGGGCACCCGCGCCGCCGGCCAGCACTGGTGA